A region of Massilia sp. KIM DNA encodes the following proteins:
- a CDS encoding LemA family protein produces the protein MANELDEMTGPTNPEGRDVHVIEKQIPVQIGVGSLIFEIALWAVIPLIGGLALLTGALPQDQALAMILLGALPGLVFLFMKINALAYLRKLQQKIQADASQIDNYLEQRVVVLSNVVGLVAKAIDLDKDVMKSVAAYRSGRNPDAARNQASQEIDSIFSRINVAFEAYPELQAQSVIADAMRQNSYLQKEITAARTLYNDTVGMWNQDIFAWPTKQIVAARAGYTTRIPFTASAETKAAARSVFF, from the coding sequence ATGGCAAATGAACTAGACGAAATGACGGGCCCGACCAATCCGGAGGGGCGCGACGTTCACGTCATTGAGAAACAGATCCCGGTTCAAATCGGCGTGGGATCGCTGATTTTCGAAATCGCCCTGTGGGCGGTCATTCCGCTGATCGGCGGCCTGGCGCTGCTGACCGGCGCCCTGCCCCAGGATCAGGCCCTGGCCATGATCCTGCTGGGCGCCCTGCCCGGCCTGGTTTTCCTGTTCATGAAGATCAATGCCCTCGCTTATCTGCGCAAACTGCAGCAAAAAATCCAGGCCGATGCCTCCCAGATCGACAATTACCTGGAGCAGCGCGTCGTCGTCCTGAGCAATGTGGTCGGCCTGGTCGCCAAGGCGATCGACCTGGACAAGGATGTCATGAAATCGGTCGCCGCCTACCGCAGCGGACGCAATCCCGATGCCGCCCGCAACCAGGCTTCGCAAGAGATCGATTCCATTTTCTCGCGCATCAACGTGGCCTTCGAGGCCTATCCGGAACTGCAGGCGCAATCGGTGATCGCCGATGCCATGCGCCAGAACAGTTATCTGCAGAAAGAAATCACCGCGGCCCGCACCCTGTATAACGACACGGTCGGCATGTGGAACCAGGATATCTTCGCCTGGCCGACCAAGCAGATCGTCGCGGCGCGCGCCGGCTATACCACGCGCATTCCCTTCACCGCCTCCGCCGAGACCAAGGCCGCCGCCCGGAGCGTGTTCTTTTGA
- the lpxA gene encoding acyl-ACP--UDP-N-acetylglucosamine O-acyltransferase, which produces MSKIHPSAIVDPKAELDSSVEVGPYSVIGPHVRIGAGTVVGPHVVIEGHTTIGKDNKFFQFCSIGGAPQDKKWKGEPTRLEIGDGNTVREFVTMNLGTVQDEGVTRLGNDNWISAYVHLAHDCQVGSHTIFSNNAQLAGHVVVGDHAILSGYCGVHQFCKIGEHAFVGMYTSLTQDVPPFVLVSGNPAGARGVNIEGLKRRGFSREQIDGIRSAYKLIYRSNLTLEEAKAALQEEEARLPAAAKDIRAMRDFLGIASRGIVR; this is translated from the coding sequence ATGAGCAAGATTCACCCCAGCGCGATCGTCGACCCCAAGGCCGAGCTGGACAGCTCGGTCGAGGTCGGCCCGTATTCGGTCATCGGCCCGCACGTGCGCATCGGCGCGGGCACGGTGGTGGGGCCGCACGTGGTCATCGAAGGCCACACGACGATCGGCAAGGACAACAAGTTCTTCCAGTTTTGCTCGATCGGCGGCGCGCCCCAGGACAAGAAGTGGAAGGGCGAGCCGACCCGCCTCGAGATCGGCGACGGCAACACCGTGCGCGAGTTCGTGACCATGAACCTGGGCACGGTCCAGGACGAGGGCGTGACCCGGCTGGGCAACGACAACTGGATCTCGGCCTACGTGCACCTTGCCCATGACTGCCAGGTGGGCAGCCACACCATCTTCTCGAACAACGCCCAGCTCGCGGGCCACGTTGTGGTGGGCGACCACGCCATCCTGTCGGGCTACTGCGGCGTGCACCAGTTCTGCAAGATCGGCGAGCACGCTTTCGTCGGCATGTACACCAGCCTGACCCAGGACGTGCCGCCCTTCGTGCTGGTCTCGGGCAATCCGGCCGGCGCGCGCGGCGTCAACATCGAAGGCCTCAAGCGCCGCGGCTTCAGCCGCGAGCAGATCGACGGCATCCGCAGCGCCTACAAGCTGATCTACCGTTCCAACCTGACCCTGGAAGAAGCCAAGGCCGCGCTGCAGGAAGAAGAAGCGCGCCTGCCGGCCGCCGCCAAGGACATCCGCGCCATGCGCGACTTCCTCGGCATCGCCAGCCGTGGCATCGTCCGCTAA
- the lpxD gene encoding UDP-3-O-(3-hydroxymyristoyl)glucosamine N-acyltransferase, whose protein sequence is MGIRLGDLVERFGGQLVGDPDLEVQAIAPLDSAGASHISFLSNSKLRALAAQSQAAALILSPLDDPTVAATYAGARIVTTNPYAYFARTAQYFVSLAETPPAPGVHPSAVVAPGATIDPTAHIGPHVTVEEGAVIGAHVVIDAGCYIGREAVVGEQTHFFANVTFHARCRIGKRGIVHSGAVIGGDGFGFAVEAGAYIKIPQTGGVQIGDDVDIGANTTIDRGALADTIIEDGVKLDNQIQIGHNCHIGAHTAMAGCVGVAGSAKIGKHCTFGGAAMVLGHLEIGDNVHISSGSMVSRSVLEPGQYTGFYPLAKNAEWERSAAIVRNLASMREKIRTLEKTIKALTEQK, encoded by the coding sequence ATGGGCATTCGACTGGGCGATTTGGTCGAGCGCTTCGGCGGCCAGCTGGTAGGCGATCCGGACCTCGAGGTCCAGGCCATCGCCCCGCTGGACAGCGCCGGCGCTTCGCACATCAGCTTCCTCAGCAACAGCAAGCTGCGCGCACTGGCCGCGCAGAGCCAGGCGGCGGCCCTGATCCTGTCGCCGCTGGACGACCCGACCGTGGCCGCCACCTACGCAGGCGCGCGCATCGTCACCACCAACCCCTACGCCTACTTCGCGCGCACCGCGCAGTACTTCGTGTCGCTGGCGGAAACCCCGCCGGCGCCGGGCGTGCATCCGAGCGCCGTGGTGGCGCCGGGCGCGACCATCGACCCGACTGCCCACATCGGGCCGCACGTGACGGTGGAAGAGGGCGCCGTGATTGGCGCCCACGTGGTCATCGACGCCGGCTGCTACATCGGGCGCGAGGCGGTGGTGGGCGAGCAGACCCATTTCTTCGCCAACGTCACCTTCCACGCGCGCTGCCGCATCGGCAAGCGCGGCATCGTCCATTCGGGCGCGGTGATCGGCGGCGACGGCTTCGGCTTCGCGGTCGAGGCCGGGGCCTACATCAAGATTCCGCAGACCGGCGGCGTGCAGATCGGCGACGACGTCGACATCGGCGCCAACACCACCATCGACCGCGGCGCGCTGGCCGACACCATCATCGAGGACGGGGTCAAGCTCGACAACCAGATCCAGATCGGCCACAACTGCCACATCGGCGCCCATACCGCGATGGCGGGCTGCGTCGGCGTGGCCGGCAGCGCCAAGATCGGCAAGCACTGCACCTTCGGCGGGGCCGCCATGGTGCTGGGCCACCTGGAAATCGGGGACAACGTCCACATCTCCTCGGGCAGCATGGTCTCGCGCTCGGTGCTCGAGCCCGGCCAGTACACCGGTTTCTACCCCCTGGCCAAGAACGCCGAGTGGGAACGCAGCGCGGCCATCGTGCGCAACCTGGCCTCGATGCGCGAGAAGATCCGCACCCTCGAAAAAACCATCAAAGCTCTGACAGAACAAAAATGA
- a CDS encoding RNA methyltransferase yields MKTVTSRDNPFYKDLKQLATSSQARRKAGQSLLDGVHLCQTWLDLRGAPLHCVVSDTALANAEVAAVVARCEALHAPVTALPEALFNAVSQVEHGVHLLFVVATPQPAKAAGLAVSSVLLDGVQDPGNVGSILRSAAAAGIQQVYCSPGTAFCWSPKVLRAAMGAHFVLDIFENVELAPLVRGSAIPVLATSGYASERLYALDLRRPLAWVLGHEGQGVSQELLELATHRVAVPHAGQVESLNVAACAAVCFFEQLRQLQA; encoded by the coding sequence ATGAAGACCGTCACCTCGCGCGACAATCCCTTCTACAAGGACCTCAAGCAGCTCGCCACCAGCTCGCAGGCCAGGCGCAAGGCCGGGCAAAGCCTGCTCGACGGCGTGCACCTGTGCCAGACCTGGCTGGACCTGCGCGGCGCGCCGCTGCACTGCGTGGTGTCCGACACCGCCCTGGCGAACGCCGAGGTGGCGGCCGTGGTCGCGCGCTGCGAAGCGCTGCACGCGCCGGTGACCGCCCTGCCGGAGGCCCTGTTCAACGCGGTCAGCCAGGTCGAGCACGGCGTGCACCTGCTGTTCGTGGTCGCCACGCCGCAACCGGCCAAGGCAGCGGGCCTCGCGGTCTCGAGCGTGCTGCTGGACGGCGTGCAGGACCCGGGCAACGTCGGCTCCATCCTGCGCAGCGCGGCCGCGGCAGGCATCCAGCAGGTCTATTGCAGCCCCGGGACCGCCTTCTGCTGGTCGCCCAAGGTGCTGCGCGCGGCCATGGGCGCCCACTTCGTGCTCGACATTTTCGAGAACGTCGAGCTGGCGCCGCTGGTGCGCGGGTCCGCGATTCCGGTGCTGGCCACCAGCGGCTACGCCAGCGAGCGCCTGTACGCCCTCGACCTGCGCCGGCCGCTGGCCTGGGTGCTGGGCCACGAAGGGCAGGGGGTGTCGCAGGAGCTCCTGGAGCTGGCCACCCACCGCGTCGCGGTGCCGCACGCGGGCCAGGTGGAGTCGCTCAACGTGGCCGCCTGCGCCGCCGTGTGCTTTTTCGAGCAGTTACGCCAGCTTCAGGCATAG
- a CDS encoding MAG1210 family protein, whose product MISDVHEPLGQFASQFKSAHVENTSDFFEDLVRRSGVDEQANIQTVRELRELEKLAEGAGSTNRWWRILRGLSIAAALVAALYVLANYWWPWATLPVLVAAPAIYLLNRVIQDSDAQLKRLRAERDAKRAEAWAQMAPLNRLYDWDIVAKLMEKTVPRIAFDPYFSNGRMDELRQDFGWIGHLGDDHSIVFAHSGVLNGNPFILARTLSHWMGTKTYHGSLQISWQENYRNAQGKWESRTRYETLNASIERPFPEYENQTFIVYGNEAAPDLVFSRKPSSLSKLDDGLFGKWRKDRAIKKLEAKSREVSEGNSFTVMANREFDALFGATDRNHEVQFRLLFTPLAQQEMLKLLKDGETGYGDTFAFDKSRMINVIESGHMRKTDISGDPRHFHAYELAHARKFFNAYHNEFFKSFYFGIAPLLAIPLYQQHRSHADIYKDGASRKPCFWEHEAIANYHGEETFQHPQCVTRSILKTATRHEADGSQRVRVTASGYGSVRQTEYVSVRGGDGRSHRVPVHWDEYFWVKNSADMLVQETPPPVDAQADASSSARAALPAAFAQRGIEATQAVLRRSIVSAVLPA is encoded by the coding sequence TTGATCAGCGACGTGCATGAACCGCTGGGGCAATTCGCTTCCCAGTTCAAGTCCGCCCACGTCGAGAACACCTCGGACTTCTTCGAGGACCTGGTGCGCCGGTCCGGCGTGGACGAACAGGCCAACATCCAGACCGTGCGCGAACTGCGCGAACTCGAAAAGCTGGCCGAGGGCGCGGGGTCGACGAACAGGTGGTGGAGAATCCTGCGCGGCCTGAGCATCGCGGCCGCCCTCGTGGCGGCCCTCTACGTTCTCGCCAATTACTGGTGGCCCTGGGCCACGCTCCCGGTGCTGGTCGCCGCGCCCGCGATCTACCTGCTGAACCGCGTCATCCAGGACTCCGATGCGCAGTTGAAGCGGCTGCGCGCGGAGCGCGACGCCAAGCGCGCCGAGGCCTGGGCGCAGATGGCGCCACTGAACCGCCTGTACGATTGGGACATCGTGGCGAAGCTGATGGAAAAGACGGTGCCCCGCATCGCCTTCGACCCGTATTTCAGCAACGGCCGCATGGACGAGCTGCGCCAGGATTTCGGCTGGATCGGCCACCTGGGCGACGACCACTCCATCGTGTTCGCCCATAGCGGCGTGTTGAACGGCAACCCCTTCATTCTCGCGCGCACCCTGTCGCACTGGATGGGCACCAAGACCTATCACGGCTCGCTCCAGATCAGCTGGCAGGAGAACTACCGCAACGCCCAGGGCAAGTGGGAATCCCGCACCCGCTACGAGACCCTGAACGCCTCGATCGAGCGCCCCTTCCCCGAATACGAGAACCAGACCTTCATCGTCTACGGCAACGAAGCCGCTCCGGACCTGGTCTTCAGCCGCAAGCCGTCCTCGCTCTCGAAGCTGGACGACGGCTTGTTCGGCAAATGGCGGAAGGACCGCGCCATCAAGAAGCTCGAGGCGAAATCGCGCGAGGTCAGCGAGGGCAATTCGTTCACGGTGATGGCCAACCGCGAATTCGACGCCCTGTTCGGCGCCACGGACCGCAATCACGAGGTGCAGTTCCGGCTCCTGTTCACGCCCCTGGCCCAGCAGGAGATGCTGAAGCTGCTCAAGGACGGCGAGACCGGCTATGGCGACACCTTCGCCTTCGACAAATCGCGCATGATCAACGTGATCGAATCGGGGCACATGCGCAAGACCGACATCAGCGGCGACCCGCGGCACTTCCACGCCTACGAGCTGGCCCATGCGCGTAAGTTCTTCAACGCCTATCACAACGAGTTCTTCAAGTCCTTCTACTTCGGGATCGCGCCCCTGCTCGCGATTCCCCTGTACCAGCAGCACCGCTCGCACGCCGACATCTACAAGGACGGCGCATCGAGGAAGCCCTGCTTCTGGGAACACGAGGCGATCGCGAACTACCACGGCGAAGAGACCTTCCAGCATCCCCAGTGCGTCACCCGCAGCATCCTGAAGACCGCCACCCGGCACGAGGCCGACGGTTCGCAACGGGTGCGCGTGACGGCCAGCGGCTACGGGAGCGTGAGGCAGACCGAATACGTGTCGGTCCGGGGCGGCGACGGCCGCTCGCACCGCGTGCCGGTGCATTGGGACGAGTATTTCTGGGTCAAGAACAGCGCCGACATGCTGGTGCAGGAAACCCCACCGCCGGTCGACGCGCAGGCCGACGCATCCAGCAGCGCCAGGGCCGCCCTGCCGGCCGCGTTTGCACAGCGCGGCATCGAGGCCACGCAGGCCGTCCTGCGGCGCTCGATCGTTTCCGCCGTCCTGCCAGCCTGA
- the rnhB gene encoding ribonuclease HII → MRKKKVNLYPGLPPRLRPFTDEDIVCGVDEAGRGPLAGPVFAAAVILDPSRPIEGLRDSKKLTEARRDELAPQIREQALAWAIAHCSCEEIDSLNILQATMLAMRRAVEALQTLPTIALIDGNRCPQLQVRAHAVVEGDDKVHAISAASILAKTARDAELVRLHALYPQYGFDQHKGYSTPLHLEQLRAHGPSPVHRRSFAPVRALLQPDFFEAA, encoded by the coding sequence ATGAGAAAGAAGAAAGTCAACCTGTATCCCGGCCTGCCGCCGCGCCTGCGTCCCTTCACCGACGAGGACATCGTGTGCGGCGTGGACGAAGCCGGACGCGGCCCGCTGGCCGGGCCGGTGTTCGCGGCCGCCGTCATCCTCGATCCGAGCCGCCCGATCGAGGGCCTGCGCGACTCCAAGAAGCTGACCGAGGCGCGCCGCGACGAGCTCGCGCCCCAGATCCGCGAGCAGGCCCTGGCCTGGGCCATCGCCCACTGCTCCTGCGAAGAGATCGACAGCCTGAACATCCTGCAGGCGACCATGCTGGCCATGCGGCGCGCGGTCGAAGCCCTGCAGACCCTGCCGACCATCGCCCTGATCGACGGCAACCGCTGCCCGCAGTTGCAGGTGCGCGCCCACGCGGTGGTCGAGGGCGACGACAAGGTGCACGCCATCTCGGCCGCCTCGATCCTGGCCAAGACCGCGCGCGACGCCGAGCTGGTGCGCCTGCACGCGCTCTATCCGCAATACGGCTTCGACCAGCACAAGGGCTATTCGACCCCGCTGCACCTGGAGCAGCTGCGCGCCCACGGCCCCTCGCCGGTGCACCGCCGCTCCTTCGCCCCGGTGCGCGCGCTGCTGCAGCCGGACTTCTTCGAGGCCGCATGA
- a CDS encoding EAL domain-containing protein produces MDIAHLHFLVAEADTAQRRSLVELLGQIGASRVTDVPDGQLAMQSLEAGITPAVNVAIVDLALPGMDGLELIRALGSAGNPVRLIVTGAQPAGLLFSVETLAQAYGVELLGTISKPVTAVKLKPLLENYTPLAGSAGRVDGPRFSFQEIGIGLQKRQFEPFFQPKIELATGQVKGLEAFARWRHPEHGVLGPGSFMEALEENGRVDFLDWSMIEMSVQQCRAFHDQGIPISISLNIAPETLANPAFVRQITACIGRHKVMPDYLSFEMSESAVLNTDPDFIERLVRLRMMGFGLAIDDYGTGRSNLQLLARIPFTELKIDRSFVDGASKRRPLGTVLRSCLGLAHSLDRMSVAVGVETRQDWDFLQGLGCTYAQGYHIANPMEAAAFPAWLEDWRHFF; encoded by the coding sequence ATGGACATCGCGCATTTGCATTTTCTGGTGGCGGAAGCCGACACGGCCCAGCGCCGCTCCCTGGTCGAGCTGCTCGGGCAGATCGGCGCCAGCCGGGTCACGGACGTGCCGGACGGGCAGCTCGCCATGCAGAGCCTGGAGGCGGGCATTACACCCGCCGTGAACGTCGCCATCGTCGACCTGGCGCTGCCGGGCATGGATGGGCTGGAGCTGATCCGCGCCCTCGGCAGCGCCGGCAACCCGGTGCGCCTGATCGTCACCGGCGCCCAGCCGGCCGGGCTGCTGTTCTCGGTGGAGACCCTGGCCCAGGCCTATGGCGTCGAGCTGCTGGGCACGATCTCCAAGCCGGTCACGGCGGTCAAGCTCAAGCCCTTGCTCGAAAACTACACGCCGCTCGCGGGCAGCGCCGGCCGCGTCGACGGCCCGCGCTTCAGTTTCCAGGAAATCGGCATCGGGCTGCAGAAGCGCCAGTTCGAGCCCTTCTTCCAGCCCAAGATCGAGCTGGCCACCGGCCAGGTGAAAGGCCTGGAAGCCTTCGCGCGCTGGCGCCATCCCGAGCACGGGGTGCTGGGGCCGGGCTCCTTCATGGAGGCGCTGGAAGAGAATGGCCGGGTCGACTTCCTCGACTGGAGCATGATCGAGATGTCGGTGCAGCAGTGCCGCGCCTTCCACGACCAGGGCATTCCGATCTCGATCTCGCTGAACATCGCGCCCGAGACCCTGGCCAATCCGGCCTTCGTGCGCCAGATCACGGCCTGCATCGGCCGCCACAAGGTGATGCCGGATTACCTGAGCTTCGAGATGAGCGAATCGGCGGTGTTGAACACCGACCCGGACTTCATCGAACGCCTCGTGCGGCTGCGCATGATGGGCTTCGGCCTGGCCATCGACGACTACGGCACCGGCCGCTCCAACCTGCAACTGCTGGCGCGCATTCCCTTCACCGAGCTGAAGATCGACCGCAGCTTCGTCGACGGCGCCTCCAAGCGCCGGCCGCTGGGCACCGTGCTCAGGTCCTGCCTGGGCCTGGCGCACAGCCTGGACCGGATGTCGGTGGCGGTGGGCGTCGAGACGCGCCAGGACTGGGACTTCCTGCAGGGTCTGGGCTGCACCTATGCCCAGGGCTACCACATCGCCAATCCGATGGAGGCCGCGGCCTTCCCGGCCTGGCTGGAAGACTGGCGGCACTTTTTCTGA
- a CDS encoding pyruvate, water dikinase regulatory protein, whose amino-acid sequence MTEDTRPSLPPSSRTVFFVSDGTGITAETFGHAVLSQFEMRFRQIRIPFIDSLDKAYEAARRIDESFARDGQRPIVFSTLVKNDLSSVIRAANGMHMDLFQTFVSPLEQELGVKSTHTIGRIHNAVDTEEYKNRIEAINFSLAHDDGQSHKNLAEADVILVGVSRSGKTPTSLYLAMQYGLKAANYPLIPDDFERGKLPSSLPPFKSKLFGLTITPERLSQIRNERRAGSKYASIENCRYEVNEAEALMKREGIRWLSSTTKSIEEIATTILQEIKPDRREY is encoded by the coding sequence ATGACTGAAGACACCCGTCCCTCCCTGCCCCCGTCCTCGCGCACCGTGTTCTTCGTCTCGGACGGCACCGGCATCACGGCGGAAACCTTCGGCCACGCGGTCCTGAGCCAGTTCGAGATGCGTTTCCGCCAGATCCGCATTCCTTTCATCGATTCGCTCGACAAGGCCTACGAGGCGGCGCGCCGCATCGACGAAAGCTTCGCTCGCGACGGACAGCGCCCGATCGTGTTCTCGACCCTGGTCAAGAACGACCTGTCGAGCGTGATCCGGGCCGCCAACGGCATGCACATGGACCTGTTCCAGACCTTCGTCTCGCCGCTGGAGCAGGAATTGGGGGTCAAGTCGACCCACACCATCGGCCGCATCCACAATGCCGTGGACACCGAGGAATACAAGAACCGCATCGAGGCCATCAACTTCTCGCTGGCCCACGACGACGGCCAGTCGCACAAGAACCTGGCCGAGGCCGACGTGATCCTGGTGGGCGTGTCGCGCTCGGGCAAGACCCCGACCAGCCTCTACCTGGCGATGCAGTACGGGCTGAAGGCCGCCAACTATCCGCTCATCCCCGACGATTTCGAGCGCGGCAAGCTGCCTTCTTCGCTGCCTCCGTTCAAATCGAAGCTGTTCGGCCTGACCATCACGCCCGAGCGCCTGTCCCAGATCCGCAACGAGCGCCGCGCCGGCAGCAAGTATGCGTCGATCGAGAACTGCCGCTATGAGGTGAATGAGGCCGAAGCCTTGATGAAGCGCGAGGGAATCCGCTGGCTGTCCTCGACCACCAAGTCGATCGAAGAGATCGCGACCACGATCCTGCAGGAAATCAAACCGGATCGCCGCGAATACTGA
- the fabZ gene encoding 3-hydroxyacyl-ACP dehydratase FabZ encodes MTTQDNNKTLCINQIKEYLPHRYPLLLVDRVVDYELGKTITAIKNVTVNEEFFNGHFPHKPVMPGVLMIEALAQTAAILSFMTMNVKPDENSVVYFVGIDNARFKRPVEPGDQLKMDVEILRTSRGIWKYKAVASVDGKVAVEAELMCTIRANETAGQ; translated from the coding sequence ATGACGACCCAAGACAACAACAAGACCCTCTGCATCAACCAGATCAAGGAATACCTGCCGCACCGCTACCCGCTGCTGCTGGTGGACCGCGTGGTCGACTACGAGCTGGGCAAGACCATCACCGCCATCAAGAACGTGACCGTCAACGAGGAATTCTTTAACGGCCACTTCCCGCACAAGCCGGTGATGCCGGGCGTCCTGATGATCGAAGCGCTGGCCCAGACCGCGGCCATCCTGTCCTTCATGACCATGAACGTCAAGCCGGACGAGAATTCGGTGGTCTACTTCGTGGGCATCGACAACGCGCGCTTCAAGCGTCCGGTCGAGCCGGGCGACCAGCTCAAGATGGACGTCGAGATCCTGCGCACCTCGCGCGGCATCTGGAAGTACAAGGCGGTGGCGAGCGTCGACGGCAAGGTCGCCGTCGAGGCGGAACTGATGTGCACCATCCGCGCGAACGAGACTGCGGGGCAGTGA
- the lpxB gene encoding lipid-A-disaccharide synthase: protein MASSANCSLALVAGEASGDMLAARLLQGLRPHLPNCRFQGIGGPRMIEQGLVSEVPMETLTVRGLFEIIPRYRELKGIQNRLRDRLLAEPPAAFIGADYPGFNLGLEEQLRAGGIPTIHFISPQIWAWRGGRIKKIKRAVSHMLLIFPFEEAIYRQAGVPATYIGHPLAEMIPLAPDVAAARRQLGIAEDARVVTIMPGSRMGELKYLVEPFVRAAQLLARRDPGLVFVAPMAGERQRAYFTEIVAKAGLGDVPVQLVDGQSHAAIAAGDAVLVASGTATLEVALFKKPMVIAYKVMRASWEIMRHMGYQPWIGLPNILAREFVVPEYLQQAATPEALADAVWRQLDDPAGCERLARRFTDMHHSLLRNSAQESAEAVMRVIGMR from the coding sequence GTGGCATCGTCCGCTAACTGCTCGCTCGCCCTGGTGGCCGGCGAAGCCTCCGGCGACATGCTGGCGGCGCGCCTGCTGCAGGGCCTGCGACCGCATCTGCCGAACTGCCGCTTCCAGGGCATCGGCGGCCCGCGCATGATCGAGCAGGGCCTGGTCTCCGAGGTGCCGATGGAGACCCTGACGGTGCGCGGCCTGTTCGAGATCATCCCGCGCTACCGTGAGCTGAAGGGCATCCAGAACCGCCTGCGCGACCGCCTGCTGGCCGAGCCGCCGGCTGCCTTCATCGGCGCCGACTACCCGGGCTTCAATCTCGGGCTGGAAGAACAGCTGCGCGCTGGCGGGATCCCGACCATCCACTTCATCAGCCCCCAGATCTGGGCCTGGCGCGGCGGACGGATCAAGAAGATCAAGCGCGCGGTCTCGCACATGCTCCTGATCTTCCCCTTCGAGGAAGCGATCTACCGCCAGGCCGGCGTGCCGGCGACCTATATCGGCCATCCGCTGGCCGAGATGATCCCGCTCGCGCCCGACGTGGCCGCCGCGCGCCGCCAGCTCGGCATCGCGGAAGACGCGCGGGTGGTCACCATCATGCCGGGCAGCCGCATGGGCGAGCTCAAGTACCTGGTCGAGCCTTTCGTCCGCGCCGCCCAGCTGCTGGCCCGGCGCGACCCGGGCCTGGTCTTCGTCGCGCCGATGGCGGGCGAGCGCCAGCGCGCCTATTTCACCGAGATCGTGGCCAAGGCCGGGTTGGGCGACGTGCCGGTGCAACTGGTCGACGGCCAGTCGCACGCCGCGATTGCGGCCGGCGACGCGGTGCTGGTAGCATCGGGAACGGCGACCCTGGAAGTGGCGCTGTTCAAGAAGCCGATGGTGATCGCCTACAAGGTGATGCGCGCCTCGTGGGAAATCATGCGCCACATGGGCTACCAGCCCTGGATCGGGTTGCCGAACATCCTGGCGCGCGAATTCGTGGTGCCGGAATACCTTCAGCAGGCGGCCACGCCTGAGGCCCTGGCGGACGCCGTGTGGCGCCAGCTGGACGATCCGGCCGGCTGCGAGCGGCTGGCGCGGCGTTTCACGGACATGCACCACAGCCTGCTGCGCAACAGCGCGCAGGAGAGCGCCGAGGCGGTGATGCGCGTGATCGGGATGCGCTGA